The genomic window CAACAATCTCACCATCACCTGCGAGGAAACGTTCCCCTCCAGTTCCCCCAACGAAATCGCCCATATCTTGGTGCTGGACAGCAAGTTTGACGGCGGGGTCACCAGTTCGGTGCGCGGCGTCTTCACCTACCGCGTCAACGACGCCGGGCTGATCACCAACATGCGCGGCTACTGGAACCTCGAGATGATGACATTCGGCCAAGAAGGCTGAGCCAGGCCAACCGCAGCCGCGGCGGTGATCTCGGCGCACCTATGCTGAACCCATGGCGTCGATCTTCACCAAGATCATCAACCGTGAACTTCCCGGCCGATTCGTCTATGAGGACGACGATGTCGTCGCGTTCTTGACGATCGAGCCCATGACCCAAGGCCACACACTGGTGGTGCCGCGCGAAGAGATCGATCAGTGGCAGAACATCGATCCCGCGGTGTTCGCCCGCATCATGGGCGTCAGTCAGTTGATCGGCAAGGCGGTGTGCAAGGCGTTTCAGGTCGACCGCGCCGGGGTGATCATCGCCGGGCTGGAAGTGCCGCATCTGCACGTGCACGTCTTCCCCACCCGCAGCCTGGGCGACTTCGGCTTCGCCAACGTCGACCGCAACCCGTCACCGGAATCGCTGGATGAAGCGCAGGCCAAAATCAAGGCCGCGCTCGAGCAACTGACCTGACCCGCTCAGCTGACCGGCTCACCCACCTGAGCGGCCACATCGCTCACCCGCGGCAGCGTGACGCGGAAGCAGCAGCCTTCGCCGGGCGCCGTGGTGACCGTGACCGCCCCGCCGTGGGCTTTGACCAGCGAGTCGACGATCGACAGTCCGAGGCCGGTGCCGCCGCTGGCCCGGGCGCGCGACGAGTCGGTGCGATAGAAGCGCTCGAACACCCGTGACGCGTCTTCCTGGCTCATACCGGGCCCTTTGTCCGCCACTTCGAGCACGGCGTCGTCGTCGGAGGTGCCGACCCGCACGGTGACGTCAGCGCTGGTCGGAGTGTGCTGTAAAGCGTTGGCGATCAGGTTGCTGAGCACTTGGCGGATGCGTGGTTCGTCGCCGAGCACTTCGGGGGTGCCGGGGCCGTCGAGCACTTCCAGGGTGACGGTGCGTTTCGGGTCGATCGCTCGGGCGTCGTGAACGGCGTCGCTGGCCAGCGCCAGCAGATCCACCCGATTGCGTTCCAGCGGACGCTGCACGTCCAGGCGCGCCAGCATCAGCAGATCGTCGACCAGCAAACCCATCCGGCTGGCTTCGCTTTCGATGCGCGAAAGCAGCATGGCGACGTCGCGCGCGGCGCCCTGTCGATACAACTCAGCGAAGCCGCGGATGGTGGTCAGCGGGGTGCGCAATTCATGGCTGGCGTCGGTGATGAATCGGCGCATCCGGTCCTCGGAGCCGCGCGCCTTTTCCGCCGACGACTCCGACGACGCCAACGCTTGCTGTATCTGTGCCAGC from Mycobacterium kubicae includes these protein-coding regions:
- a CDS encoding ketosteroid isomerase family protein; amino-acid sequence: MTQTVQSPALTASQSSWRCVQAHDREGWLALMADDVVIEDPIGKSVTNPDGTGVKGKDGVAAFYDTNIAANNLTITCEETFPSSSPNEIAHILVLDSKFDGGVTSSVRGVFTYRVNDAGLITNMRGYWNLEMMTFGQEG
- a CDS encoding HIT family protein, giving the protein MASIFTKIINRELPGRFVYEDDDVVAFLTIEPMTQGHTLVVPREEIDQWQNIDPAVFARIMGVSQLIGKAVCKAFQVDRAGVIIAGLEVPHLHVHVFPTRSLGDFGFANVDRNPSPESLDEAQAKIKAALEQLT
- a CDS encoding sensor histidine kinase; the protein is MTRRRSRGIPLRVGLVAATLLLVLCGLLASGVAVTSILRHSLVNRVDSTLLDASRTWAQSPWKHSLTNAEGPDPARPPSKFYVRGISPDGHTMTAINDRNAEPALPMDNDVGPNPTTLSSVNGSDIQWRAVTIRGPQGGLTTVAIDLSDVQHTVRSLVWLQVGIGAAVLVVVGLVGYGVVQRSLKPLSEVEQTAAAIAAGQLDRRVPERDPHTEVGRLSLALNGMLAQIQQALASSESSAEKARGSEDRMRRFITDASHELRTPLTTIRGFAELYRQGAARDVAMLLSRIESEASRMGLLVDDLLMLARLDVQRPLERNRVDLLALASDAVHDARAIDPKRTVTLEVLDGPGTPEVLGDEPRIRQVLSNLIANALQHTPTSADVTVRVGTSDDDAVLEVADKGPGMSQEDASRVFERFYRTDSSRARASGGTGLGLSIVDSLVKAHGGAVTVTTAPGEGCCFRVTLPRVSDVAAQVGEPVS